One genomic segment of Stigmatopora argus isolate UIUO_Sarg chromosome 3, RoL_Sarg_1.0, whole genome shotgun sequence includes these proteins:
- the mon2 gene encoding protein MON2 homolog isoform X2 has product MSTSSPEAVKKLLENMQTDLRSLSMECKKKFPPVKEAAESGIVKIKTIAARNTGILAALKENSSEVVQPFLMGCGTKEPKITQLCLAAIQRLMSHEVVSEAAGGNIINMLWQLMENGLEELKLLQTVLVLLTTNTVVHDEVLSKAIVLCFRLHFTKDNITNNTAAATVRQVVTVVFERMVAEDERFKGIVEQPPPVQGNTNRRSVTTLRPSAKDAYMLFQDLCQLVNADAPYWLVGMTEMTRTFGLELLESVLNDFPGVFLQHQEFSFLLKERVCPLVIKLFSPNIKFRQGSNCAASPAPVEKPYFPICMRLLRVVSVLIKHFYTLLVTECEIFLSLLVKFLDGEKPQWLRAVAVESVHRLCVQPHLLRSFCQSYDMKQHSTKVFRDIVNALGSFIQSLFIVPYVGNASAVSAPAGGSGSGPQGMAHGGPGPGPGVSTLTTQAAFEYRGTWIPLMNVSAQGSAKATYLEMLDKVEPPAIPEGYAMSVAFSALLDLVRGITTMIEKELALEEEAAAQFREAQPDREWQPPTGAHQVWEEMVGGCWCGLLAALSLLLDASTDETATENILKAELSMASLCGRLSLVTPRDAFITAFCKASLPPHYALTVLSSNAANLSNKAYSIQGQSVQIISPSSESHQQVVAVGQPLSAQPQGTVVLTAKNIQCMRTLLNLAHCHGAVLGTSWQLVLATLQHLVWILGLKPSVGGALKPGRAVEGPSTVLTTAVMTDLPVIANILSRLFESSQYLDDVSLHHLINALCSLSLEAMEMAYGTNKEPSLFAVAKLLETGLVNMDRIEILWRPLTGHLLEVCQHPNARMREWGAEALTALIKAGLDYKHEPPLSHNQRLQLLLLNPLKELSNILHADIRQKQLESVLQILQSQGDSLGPGWPLVLGVIGAIRNDQGESLIRTAFQCLQLVVTDFLPTMPCTCLQIVVDVAGSFGLQNQELNISLTSIGLLWNISDYFFQRGEAITKELEREEEVQQKQAREKGETLNRPFHPAPPFDCLWLCLYAKLGELCVDPRPAVRKSAGQTLFSTIAAHGTLLHQPTWHIVVWKVLFPLLNCVRTSSTTADKEKIESGGGNILIHHSRDTAEKQWAETWVLTLAGVARIFNTRRYLLQKLGDFFEAWEVLLTHIQSAALSKNNEVSLAALKSFQEILQIVTPVKDWDKAGDAFAAMGVPPVLIDPVSASGPGRPLVRSDSLVERLTCYNGAELLAPPPGEESALEDLALWWSAWNTWYRTGTDSTRAPPGGQKEKLSFIPSQPFLTALVQIFPALYQHIKGNFSMDDLKKLGVILHGAVSVPISSDASPFILPSYTEAVLTSLQEAVLTALDVLQKAICVGPENLQVMYPAIFEQLLLFVEFSCKPPQYGRMETKHVANAKYNQIQLFAPAEWVALNYVPFAERSLEVLVELYHKTACHKAVINEKVLQSIIKTLRMPLGLKYACPSESTWKLAVSSLLKVLSIGLPVARQHSSSGKFESMWPELASAFEDFLFTRSSPPDNLSIQEFQKNEAIDVEVVQLISTEILPFANFIPKDFVSQIMAMLNKGSIHSQSPSFTAEIDVRMREEFSKVCFETLLQFSFSNKASTPQEGFISRMALSVLLKRSQDVLRRFVEDERLSGRCPLPRQQVTEIIFVLKAISTLMDSLKKTQPENVDDNTWAQVIALYPTLVECITCSSSEVSSALKEALGPFKDFMQPPIPRIQNGDS; this is encoded by the exons ATGTCGACGAGTAGCCCCGAAGCGGTGAAGAAACTGCTGGAGAACATGCAGACCGACCTGCGCTCGCTTTCCATGGAGTGCAAGAAGAAATTCCCCCCAGTCAAAGAG GCGGCCGAATCTGGCATCGTGAAGATTAAGACAATTGCAGCCAGGAATACCGGCATTCTGGCTG cTCTCAAGGAGAATAGCTCTGAAGTGGTGCAGCCTTTTCTGATGGGCTGTGGTACCAAAGAGCCCAAAATTACCCAACTGTGTCTGGCTGCTATCCAGAGGCTCATGTCCCACGAGGTGGTCTCTGAG GCGGCGGGCGGCAACATCATCAACATGTTGTGGCAGCTGATGGAAAACGGTTTGGAGGAGTTGAAGCTTCTCCAGACGGTCTTGGTGTTGCTCACCACCAACACCGTGGTCCACGATGAAGTACTTTCGAAG GCCATCGTGCTTTGTTTCCGCCTCCACTTCACAAAGGACAACATCACCAACAACACCGCGGCCGCTACCGTCCGCCAAGTGGTCACGGTGGTCTTCGAGAGGATGGTGGCCGAGGACGAGCGTTTTAAAG GTATTGTTGAGCAGCCTCCTCCTGTTCAGGGCAACACCAACAGGCGCTCTGTCACCACCTTGAGGCCAAGTGCTAAAGATGCGTACATGCTGTTCCAG GACCTATGTCAGCTAGTAAATGCCGATGCCCCCTACTGGTTAGTGGGGATGACGGAAATGACGCGGACTTTTGGCCTGGAGCTGCTGGAGTCCGTCCTCAACGATTTCCCCGGtgtttttctccag CACCAAGAGTTCAGCTTCTTGTTGAAGGAACGCGTGTGTCCGCTGGTCATCAAGCTATTCTCGCCCAACATCAAGTTCCGGCAGGGGAGCAACTGCGCCGCCTCGCCGGCCCCCGTGGAAAAGCCCTACTTCCCCATTTGCATGCGCCTCCTGCGCGTGGTCTCCGTGCTCATTAAGCACTTCTACACTCTGCTG gtaacaGAGTGTGAGATCTTCTTGTCCCTCTTGGTGAAGTTCCTGGATGGAGAAAAGCCTCAGTGGCTCAGAGCTGTCGCCGTGGAGTCGGTACACAGGCTGTGCGTGCAGCCGCATTTGTTACG TTCATTCTGCCAATCATACGACATGAAGCAGCACTCCACCAAGGTGTTTCGAGACATCGTCAATGCCCTGGGCTCCTTTATCCAGTCCCTCTTTATTGTCCCTTATGTGGGCAACGCTTCGGCTGTCAGCGCACCAGCTG GTGGCTCAGGTTCAGGTCCTCAAGGAATGGCTCACGGTGGTCCGGGCCCAGGCCCAGGCGTCAGTACCCTAACCACCCAGGCTGCCTTTGAGTACCGTGGGACCTGGATTCCCCTCATGAATGTCAGCGCCCAGGGCAGCGCCAAGGCCACTTA CTTGGAAATGCTCGATAAAGTGGAGCCGCCTGCCATTCCTGAGGGTTACGCCATGTCGGTGGCCTTCAGTGCCCTGCTAGACCTGGTCCGAGGCATTACCACCATGATTGAAAAGGAGTTGGCTTTGGAGGAAGAGGCAGCGGCGCAATTCAGGGAGGCTCAGCCCGATCGCGAGTGGCAACCGCCGACCG GAGCTCATCAGGTGTGGGAGGAGATGGTTGGTGGGTGCTGGTGCGGTCTTCTTGCGGCCTTGTCGCTACTGCTTGATGCTAG TACCGACGAGACGGCCACGGAGAACATTCTGAAGGCCGAACTGTCCATGGCGTCTCTGTGCGGCCGCCTCAGCTTGGTCACGCCGCGCGACGCCTTCATCACGGCTTTCTGCAAGGCTTCTCTACCGCCGCATTACGCGCTGACCGTCCTCAGCAGCAACGCCGCTAATCTGTCTAACAAAG CCTACTCCATTCAGGGTCAGAGTGTGCAGATCATCAGCCCTTCCAGTGAGTCTCATCAGCAGGTGGTAGCCGTCGGCCAGCCGCTCAGCGCTCAACCCCAAGGAACTGTTGTG CTGACGGCCAAGAACATTCAGTGCATGCGGACCCTGTTGAACCTGGCCCACTGCCACGGCGCCGTCCTGGGCACTTCCTGGCAGCTGGTCCTGGCCACTCTGCAG CATTTAGTGTGGATCCTGGGATTGAAGCCAAGTGTGGGTGGTGCCCTCAAACCCGGGAGAGCCGTAGAAGGACCCAGCACG GTGCTGACCACGGCTGTCATGACCGACTTGCCCGTCATCGCCAACATCTTGTCCAGGCTTTTTGAGAGCTCCCA GTACTTGGATGACGTTTCCCTTCATCATTTGATCAATGCTCTGTGTTCTCTCTCGCTGGAAGCTATGGAAATGGCGTACGGGACCAACAAG GAGCCGTCCCTGTTCGCCGTAGCCAAGCTGCTAGAGACCGGTTTAGTCAACATGGATCGTATCGAGATTCTGTGGAGGCCTCTGACGGGACACTTGTTGGAG GTCTGCCAGCACCCGAACGCCAGGATGAGAGAGTGGGGGGCCGAGGCTTTGACCGCCCTCATCAAAGCTGGCCTCGACTACAAGCACGAGCCGCCGCTTAGCCACAATCAG CGACTGCAGCTTCTGCTGCTAAACCCCCTGAAGGAATTGTCCAACATACTCCACGCAGACATCCGACAGAAGCAGCTGGAGAGCGTCCTTCAAATTCTCCAGAGCCAGGGGGACAGTCTGGGCCCCGGCTGGCCCCTCGTCTTGGGGGTCATAGGCGCTATCCGCAATGATCAAGG TGAGTCATTGATCCGGACAGCCTTCCAGTGCCTGCAGTTGGTGGTGACAGACTTCCTCCCCACCATGCCTTGCACGTGCCTCCAGATCGTGGTGGACGTGGCCGGAAGTTTCGGCCTACAGAACCAGGAGCTCAACATTAGCCTCACCTCTATCGGCCTACTG TGGAATATTTCCGACTACTTCTTCCAACGGGGGGAAGCTATCACAAAAGAGCTGGAAAGGGAAGAAGAGGTCCAACAGAAACAGGCCCGGGAGAAAGGAGAGACCCTCAACCGGCCTTTCCACCCGGCCCCTCCCTTCGACTGCCTTTGGCTGTGCCTCTACGCCAAATTAGGCGAACTATGCGTGGATCCAAGGCCCGCCGTGCGCAAAAGCGCCGGCCAGACGTTGTTTTCCACCATTGCCGCGCATGGGACCTTGCTGCATCAGCCAACGTGGCATATTGTGGTCTGGAAG GTGTTGTTTCCATTGCTAAACTGCGTCAGAACGTCGTCTACCACAGCCGACAAGGAGAAGATCGAGTCGGGTGGCGGGAATATCCTGATACATCACTCGCGGGACACGGCGGAGAAACAGTGGGCGGAGACTTGGGTGCTGACTTTAGCTGGAGTTGCCCGCATTTTTAATACCAGGCGCTACCTGCTCCAAAAGTTAG GTGATTTCTTCGAAGCCTGGGAAGTTCTCCTGACCCACATCCAGTCAGCCGCTCTCAGCAAAAACAACGAAGTCTCCCTGGCGGCCCTCAAAAGCTTCCAAGAAATCCTCCAGATCGTCACGCCCGTCAAAGACTGGGACAAAGCGGGCGACGCCTTCGCCGCCATGGGCGTCCCGCCCGTCCTCATCGACCCCGTCTCGGCGTCCGGCCCGGGCAGACCGTTGGTGCGTTCCGATTCGCTGGTGGAGCGACTGACCTGCTACAACGGCGCCGAACTGCTGGCCCCTCCGCCGGGGGAGGAGTCGGCTTTGGAGGACTTGGCTCTGTGGTGGTCGGCATGGAATACGTGGTACCGCACGGGGACGGACAGCACCAGGGCTCCCCCCGGTGGGCAGAAGGAGAAGCTCTCCTTCATCCCCAGCCAACCTTTCCTGACGGCGCTGGTCCAGATCTTCCCGGCGCTGTACCAGCACATCAAGGGAAATTTCAGCATGGACGACCTGAAGAAGCTCGGGGTGATCCTCCACGGCGCCGTGTCGGTGCCCATCAGCAGCGACGCCTCCCCCTTCATCCTGCCCTCTTACACGGAGGCCGTGCTGACCAGCCTGCAGGAAGCCGTGCTGACCGCCTTGGACGTTTTACAAAAG GCCATCTGCGTGGGCCCGGAGAACCTGCAGGTCATGTACCCGGCCATCTTTGAACAGCTGCTGCTCTTCGTGGAGTTCTCCTGCAAGCCTCCGCAGTACGGCAGGATGGAAACCAAACACGTGGCCAATGCCAAATACAACCAG ATCCAGCTCTTTGCGCCG GCAGAGTGGGTGGCCTTAAACTACGTGCCGTTTGCCGAGCGCTCCCTCGAAGTCTTGGTGGAGCTGTACCACAAAACGGCATGCCACAAGGCGGTCATCAACGAGAAGGTCCTGCAGAGCATCATCAAG ACTCTGAGAATGCCTCTGGGTTTGAAATACGCTTGTCCGTCGGAGAGCACCTGGAAGTTGGCCGTGTCGTCCCTGCTGAAGGTTCTGTCCATCGGACTGCCAGTGGCCCGTCAGCACTCCTCTTCGGGGAAGTTTGAAAGCATGTGGCCTGAGCTTGCCAGCGCCTTTGAAGATTTTCTTTTTACCAGAAG CTCGCCTCCCGATAACTTGTCTATTCAGGAATTTCAGAAGAACGAAGCAATCGATGTGGAG gtGGTCCAACTGATTAGCACGGAGATTTTACCTTTTGCTAATTTCATCCCCAAAGACTTTGTGAGTCAGATCATGGCGATGCTCAACAAAGGCTCCATCCACTCACAGTCGCCTTCTTTCACAG CCGAGATTGACGTGCGCATGCGGGAGGAGTTTTCCAAGGTGTGCTTTGAGACGCTGCTGCAGTTTTCCTTCAGCAACAAGGCGTCCACGCCGCAGGAAGGCTTCATCTCGCGCATGGCTCTCTCCGTGCTCCTCAAGCGCTCCCAGGACGTCCTGCGGCGCTTCGTGGAGGACGAGCGTTTGAGCGGACGCTGCCCCTTGCCCAG GCAGCAAGTGACGGAGATCATTTTTGTCTTGAAGGCCATCAGTACGTTGATGGACTCGCTGAAAAAGACCCAGCCGGAAAATG TGGACGACAACACGTGGGCTCAGGTGATCGCTTTGTACCCCACGCTGGTGGAGTGCATCACATGCTCGTCCTCCGAGGTGAGCTCGGCCCTGAAGGAGGCTTTGGGGCCCTTTAAAGACTTCATGCAGCCCCCCATTCCCAGGATCCAAAATGGAgattcctga